From one Ignisphaera cupida genomic stretch:
- a CDS encoding DUF1156 domain-containing protein — MDRRFVESPGFPVDVVNEASAREKAGGGRPEFWEMVFWWTRKPLASARAVVAACLLPDSVNPAEFLYMTKLRGVEGVPHRYNPSISPRYRDLFRNAKLLDPFAGFGSIPLEAIRLGVGEVVAAELLPTAYVFLKAVIEIPKWAVDNGFGKKLVEDVGRWGEWVVNRLREDRDVQELYDNETAVYIGSWEVRCPHCGRYTPLVGNWWLARASGREAESEESEEEEEESRKKSYKRIAWMESATQGNEVYIRIVDLNKVLGKKEITAKINTRQGIVEVGENRYRVPKPNIDARRETATCLHCNNQIRTVKGEWYVKTALKEWNENIEKYLTGEIPLEQLLNSKARPKLLAKVKIVGKDLEFEPATKEDNEKLWRALEKLRNIWGDPDIPTEPIPPYGNVGGGLRFPVHTTNKWYQLFNPRQLLTLVKLVKLIREAGKRVEEEKLREGWDKEKAHKYAEAVTTYLAIALVRYAGYSNIATPWKNYTGFGSSTALLRAVNIMVFRGIAMTWNWTDYNISYAGVGFERDISSLINGLSYLVSAVSGSPSPVRVLLDDATVLGKLDEEKFDLIVTDPPYRDDVAYAELSDFYYVWLRRALSDVGDVFGVVRLVPRFYGEAFFDDSGNEIDVQWRFFASKEVSEVVGRSKFFGGGVGSFNYFKELLKKSFVSMASRLSDEGVIATYYAHTTPDAWEALLEAGWLGAGLRVVVAHAIVTESAQRVTARGKASLDTSLVVVWRRGVSGEALADEVYAKAVEVCRDVAEKSRKAGYRGYELFTTVLGCVLSQFTQFKNIVGVGNLRNQGLRKLLEGYIYPATAEAIAQSLGARATGFRFSPPSMFYLLSKVLVERGRARRRQMDRSTVTIFSIGTRAELSLLESLRIVGRDGEKFYLIEPEQSTDFVKSIEGVLMDKGLSASNPNIRCSIDALHILEYLASSLKRDQFRKRFDELRTRYPQHVEEAVALAKVLLGTLPENDVEYKAARALLEALGQLPRTGLESYVGRG; from the coding sequence ATGGATCGAAGGTTTGTAGAGTCTCCTGGTTTCCCCGTTGATGTTGTTAATGAGGCTTCTGCTAGGGAGAAGGCTGGTGGTGGTAGGCCGGAGTTTTGGGAAATGGTTTTTTGGTGGACTAGAAAACCTCTTGCAAGTGCCAGGGCTGTTGTTGCTGCTTGTTTGCTTCCTGATAGTGTTAACCCTGCTGAGTTTCTCTATATGACCAAGCTGAGAGGTGTTGAGGGTGTTCCACATAGGTACAACCCATCGATTTCTCCAAGGTATCGAGACTTGTTTAGAAACGCGAAGCTTTTGGATCCATTCGCAGGCTTTGGATCGATACCTCTTGAGGCTATTCGCCTTGGCGTTGGAGAGGTTGTTGCTGCTGAGCTTCTTCCAACAGCCTATGTCTTTCTAAAAGCTGTTATCGAAATACCCAAGTGGGCTGTTGACAACGGCTTTGGTAAGAAGCTTGTTGAAGATGTTGGGAGGTGGGGTGAGTGGGTAGTTAACAGGCTTAGAGAGGATAGGGATGTTCAGGAGCTTTACGACAATGAAACAGCTGTTTACATAGGCTCCTGGGAGGTTAGATGCCCACACTGCGGAAGATACACTCCTCTAGTGGGCAACTGGTGGCTTGCAAGAGCATCTGGAAGAGAAGCGGAGAGTGAGGAGAGCGAGGAGGAAGAGGAGGAGAGTAGAAAGAAATCATACAAAAGAATTGCTTGGATGGAGTCAGCAACACAAGGCAACGAGGTTTATATAAGAATCGTAGACTTGAACAAGGTTCTCGGAAAAAAGGAGATAACAGCAAAAATAAACACTAGGCAAGGCATTGTAGAAGTGGGTGAAAACAGGTACAGAGTTCCAAAACCAAACATAGATGCAAGAAGAGAAACAGCAACATGCCTTCACTGCAACAACCAGATAAGAACAGTAAAGGGAGAGTGGTACGTTAAAACAGCATTAAAAGAGTGGAACGAAAACATAGAAAAATATTTAACAGGGGAAATACCACTAGAGCAACTACTAAACTCAAAAGCAAGGCCAAAACTACTAGCAAAAGTGAAGATAGTTGGCAAAGACCTGGAATTCGAGCCAGCAACAAAAGAAGACAACGAGAAGCTTTGGAGAGCACTTGAGAAGCTGAGAAATATATGGGGAGACCCAGACATACCAACAGAACCAATACCACCATATGGTAATGTGGGAGGTGGACTAAGATTTCCAGTTCATACTACAAATAAATGGTATCAACTCTTCAACCCGCGCCAGCTTCTAACCCTGGTTAAGCTCGTTAAGCTTATCAGGGAGGCTGGGAAGAGGGTTGAGGAGGAGAAGCTCAGAGAAGGGTGGGACAAAGAGAAAGCACACAAATACGCAGAAGCAGTAACAACATACCTAGCAATAGCGTTAGTAAGATACGCAGGATATAGTAATATTGCAACTCCTTGGAAGAATTATACTGGTTTTGGAAGTTCAACGGCATTATTAAGAGCAGTTAATATAATGGTTTTTCGAGGTATAGCGATGACGTGGAACTGGACAGATTATAATATTAGTTACGCTGGAGTGGGTTTTGAAAGAGATATCAGTTCACTAATCAATGGTTTATCTTATCTTGTTTCTGCTGTTTCTGGCAGTCCTAGCCCTGTTAGGGTTCTGCTTGATGATGCTACTGTTTTGGGTAAGCTAGATGAAGAGAAATTTGATTTAATAGTTACTGATCCGCCTTATAGGGATGATGTTGCTTATGCTGAGCTTAGCGATTTTTACTATGTTTGGCTTAGAAGGGCTTTGAGTGATGTTGGTGATGTTTTTGGTGTTGTTAGGCTTGTTCCAAGGTTTTATGGAGAGGCATTTTTTGATGATAGTGGTAACGAAATTGATGTTCAGTGGAGGTTTTTTGCTTCTAAAGAGGTTAGCGAGGTTGTTGGAAGGTCAAAGTTTTTCGGGGGTGGTGTTGGTAGCTTCAACTATTTTAAGGAGCTTCTCAAAAAGTCTTTTGTTTCAATGGCTTCTAGGCTTAGCGATGAAGGTGTTATAGCTACTTACTATGCCCACACCACTCCAGATGCTTGGGAGGCTCTTTTGGAGGCTGGGTGGCTTGGCGCTGGGCTAAGAGTTGTGGTTGCTCATGCCATTGTTACTGAGTCTGCTCAGAGGGTTACTGCGCGCGGCAAGGCCTCTTTAGACACTTCACTTGTTGTTGTGTGGAGAAGGGGTGTTTCTGGTGAGGCTCTAGCTGATGAGGTTTATGCCAAGGCTGTTGAGGTTTGCAGGGATGTTGCTGAGAAGAGTAGAAAAGCTGGCTACAGAGGCTACGAGCTGTTCACAACTGTGCTTGGCTGTGTTCTTTCACAGTTTACTCAGTTCAAAAACATTGTTGGTGTTGGCAATTTGCGTAACCAGGGGTTGAGAAAACTTCTTGAGGGCTACATATACCCAGCTACGGCAGAGGCTATAGCCCAGTCTCTTGGCGCTCGGGCAACAGGCTTTAGATTCTCCCCGCCATCAATGTTCTACCTACTTTCAAAAGTTCTTGTTGAGCGTGGAAGAGCTCGTAGAAGGCAAATGGATAGAAGCACAGTCACAATATTCTCAATAGGTACAAGAGCAGAGCTTTCGCTGTTGGAAAGCCTTAGAATTGTTGGAAGAGATGGCGAGAAGTTTTATTTGATTGAGCCTGAGCAGTCAACAGATTTTGTTAAGTCTATTGAGGGTGTTCTCATGGACAAAGGACTTAGTGCATCAAATCCAAATATAAGATGCTCAATAGACGCTCTTCACATTTTAGAGTATTTAGCATCATCTCTTAAGAGAGATCAGTTTAGAAAAAGATTTGATGAATTGAGAACCAGGTATCCACAACATGTTGAAGAGGCTGTTGCCTTGGCTAAGGTATTGCTTGGAACACTTCCAGAAAACGATGTTGAGTATAAAGCTGCTAGGGCTTTGCTTGAGGCTTTGGGTCAGCTTCCAAGAACTGGTCTGGAAAGCTATGTTGGAAGAGGTTGA
- a CDS encoding AbrB/MazE/SpoVT family DNA-binding domain-containing protein, with protein MILPKIIMKRTGIDERDILAVEVKDGAIILRPLKPRVVNVDNRMVEEIPEEEKIETGK; from the coding sequence TTGATTCTCCCCAAGATCATCATGAAGCGTACAGGAATTGATGAGAGGGATATACTGGCTGTGGAAGTTAAGGATGGAGCAATAATTCTAAGACCCTTGAAGCCCAGAGTTGTTAATGTTGATAACAGAATGGTTGAGGAGATACCGGAGGAGGAGAAGATTGAAACAGGAAAATAG
- a CDS encoding AAA family ATPase: MENFKSVESAEMELAPLTILIGPPSAGKSNILDAIALAGYFNRIQLLDKEYDNNFSNVESLNYVARFSDVSQLFRNHNLLKKIGISISGNVKLDVRLYFEGGNLKLIINDTPIPWDPRQPVTDVTMSSVRSSLKAANVNMEARLYGFDRYGLSLTYCSLPAPCGLQLRLRDPGLNRPLPKNVLNEMAWNIVYIIKNYVNVISELNRVLKEYLELPVELKLMRSGSICVFDSDVEIEASLLSDSILRILYSILATLSVRDYVKLYGLEGKFILALEEPEAHLYPFLMDVLGKHVTEVLNEIYVVISTHNPLLLSSFWDKVSNIKTYYVYRDKLGSTKVAEIDVSALAKNLVTTDELLLTPPSKVVKDYTVRRSQEG; the protein is encoded by the coding sequence ATAGAGAACTTTAAGAGTGTTGAGAGCGCTGAGATGGAGCTGGCTCCACTCACAATTCTAATTGGGCCTCCGTCAGCTGGCAAATCTAACATATTGGATGCTATAGCGTTAGCAGGCTACTTTAATAGAATCCAGCTGCTTGACAAGGAATATGACAATAACTTTTCCAATGTTGAGAGCTTAAATTATGTAGCTCGATTTAGTGATGTATCCCAGCTTTTCAGAAACCACAACTTGTTGAAGAAAATAGGTATTTCGATATCTGGCAATGTGAAGCTGGATGTAAGACTATACTTTGAGGGTGGTAACTTAAAACTTATAATCAACGACACGCCAATACCGTGGGATCCTAGACAACCAGTTACAGATGTTACAATGTCTTCTGTGAGAAGCTCCTTAAAAGCTGCTAATGTTAATATGGAGGCTAGGCTCTATGGATTTGACAGATATGGCTTGTCACTAACGTACTGTTCCCTCCCTGCTCCTTGTGGATTGCAGTTAAGGCTGAGAGATCCTGGTTTAAATAGACCACTGCCCAAGAATGTGCTAAACGAGATGGCATGGAACATAGTCTACATCATTAAAAACTATGTTAATGTTATAAGTGAATTGAATAGAGTGCTCAAGGAGTATCTAGAGCTGCCTGTTGAGCTAAAACTAATGAGAAGTGGTTCAATTTGTGTGTTTGATTCTGATGTGGAGATTGAAGCATCTTTATTGTCTGACTCCATTCTGAGGATTCTATACTCGATACTAGCAACGCTATCAGTTAGAGACTATGTTAAGCTCTATGGACTTGAGGGCAAGTTCATTCTAGCTCTTGAGGAGCCCGAGGCACATCTATATCCATTTCTCATGGATGTGCTTGGGAAGCACGTGACAGAAGTTCTAAATGAGATCTACGTTGTTATATCGACCCACAACCCTCTGTTGCTTTCAAGTTTCTGGGATAAAGTTAGCAACATCAAAACATACTATGTTTACAGGGATAAGCTTGGCTCAACCAAGGTTGCTGAAATAGATGTTAGCGCCCTGGCTAAGAACCTTGTTACAACAGACGAGCTTTTACTGACACCCCCAAGCAAGGTTGTGAAGGATTACACTGTAAGGAGAAGTCAAGAAGGCTAA
- a CDS encoding antitoxin family protein, which translates to MTRVVRVRFEKGVLKPLEPLDLSEGEEVLVEIKEDIIEYARRIRKLINTNEEPSEVLSRERERFCFGYRVEGCY; encoded by the coding sequence TTGACCAGGGTAGTTAGGGTGAGATTTGAGAAGGGGGTGCTAAAGCCCTTAGAGCCGTTAGACCTTAGTGAGGGGGAGGAGGTTCTGGTAGAGATCAAAGAGGATATCATTGAATATGCTAGACGTATTCGCAAACTCATCAACACGAATGAAGAGCCCTCAGAGGTTTTATCTCGTGAAAGGGAGAGGTTTTGCTTCGGCTACAGAGTTGAGGGTTGTTATTGA
- a CDS encoding AAA family ATPase: MLFDLRPKERREELYGREKELEELHRLVRSEWVVILGRRMMGKTSLLKVFLNEVNGIYVNLSGVRSIRGFVEELLKHVRRLDMEFRIGPVSISWTRLAEDVFSRFEGRVVGLDEVQELPSNYMLKLLKKIWDTYDIKLVFTGSLVGVITGLLEPTPQSPLYGRQPARIELKPFPRDVSIEFLVNGFREFGVTPPIAEIEEAVETLNGYPGWLVYYGNMRCVRNLGHREALERVYSEGKQILLQELKKFLTTRKYPERYIKLLKLLPARWSELKNSLAVNAKTLAEMLNSLEKAMIIEKKGNTYTIPDPIMRRLVLDL; encoded by the coding sequence ATGTTGTTTGATCTTAGGCCTAAGGAGAGAAGGGAGGAGCTCTATGGGCGTGAAAAGGAGCTTGAAGAGCTTCACAGGCTTGTTAGAAGTGAGTGGGTGGTGATACTTGGGAGAAGAATGATGGGAAAGACCTCGCTTCTCAAGGTTTTTCTGAATGAGGTAAACGGTATATATGTTAACCTCTCTGGGGTTAGAAGCATTAGGGGTTTTGTTGAGGAGCTGTTGAAGCATGTTAGGAGGTTGGATATGGAGTTTAGGATAGGGCCTGTGTCAATTAGCTGGACTAGGCTTGCTGAGGATGTTTTCTCAAGGTTTGAGGGGAGGGTTGTTGGGCTTGATGAGGTTCAGGAGCTTCCAAGCAACTACATGCTGAAGTTGCTTAAGAAAATCTGGGACACCTATGATATTAAACTTGTTTTTACAGGTTCATTGGTGGGGGTTATCACGGGGCTTCTCGAACCAACTCCACAAAGCCCCTTATATGGGAGACAGCCTGCGAGAATAGAGCTAAAGCCTTTCCCCAGGGATGTGAGCATAGAGTTTCTGGTGAATGGTTTTAGGGAATTTGGTGTCACACCCCCAATAGCTGAGATAGAGGAGGCTGTTGAAACCCTCAATGGCTATCCCGGGTGGCTTGTTTACTACGGGAACATGAGATGTGTTAGAAACCTTGGGCATAGAGAGGCCTTGGAGCGTGTTTACTCCGAGGGAAAGCAAATTCTTCTCCAAGAACTCAAAAAATTTCTCACAACAAGAAAATACCCAGAGAGGTACATAAAGCTCCTAAAGCTTCTCCCAGCTCGGTGGAGCGAGCTCAAAAACTCACTAGCTGTAAACGCTAAGACGCTTGCTGAAATGCTGAACAGCCTAGAAAAAGCCATGATCATAGAGAAAAAAGGCAACACCTACACAATACCCGATCCCATAATGAGAAGACTTGTTCTAGACCTCTGA